A stretch of the Mangifera indica cultivar Alphonso unplaced genomic scaffold, CATAS_Mindica_2.1 Un_0077, whole genome shotgun sequence genome encodes the following:
- the LOC123207439 gene encoding transcription factor MYB114-like, whose protein sequence is MLKTYCFFPLFSLDRIDDKQQHENQTRSHLYMVSLVSNSSQRKRGQWTAAEDQKLAQVIEIHGPKRWKSVAAKAGLNRCGKSCRLRWMNYLRPNIKRGNISGQEEDLILRLHKLLGNRWSLIAGRSPGRTDNEIKNYWNSHLSKKIKQDERQIRVSTEPESKTVNLGTQKTSEEEITSNEDEDSKYSLFRDEFLDGYNKEPLNLEWMSRFFEMDENWYKFS, encoded by the exons ATGCTGAAGACCTATTGTTTTTTCCCTTTGTTCTCACTTGATCGGATTGATGATAAGCAACAGCACGagaatcaa ACTCGCTCTCATTTATATATGGTTAGTTTGGTGTCAAATTCTTCGCAAAGAAAG CGAGGCCAATGGACAGCAGCAGAAGACCAAAAACTTGCACAGGTTATTGAAATCCATGGCCCAAAGAGATGGAAATCAGTTGCAGCCAAAGCAG GTCTGAATAGATGTGGGAAGAGTTGCAGGTTAAGATGGATGAATTATCTGAGGCCAAACATCAAGAGAGGCAATATTTCAGGCCAAGAAGAGGACTTGATACTCAGGCTGCATAAACTCCTAGGAAACAG GTGGTCTTTGATTGCGGGGAGATCACCTGGTCGGACTGATAATGAAATAAAGAACTATTGGAATTCTCATTTGAGCAAGAAAATAAAGCAAGATGAAAGACAAATTAGAGTTTCAACGGAACCAGAGTCTAAGACAGTGAATCTGGGCACACAAAAAAcaagtgaagaagaaataaCTTCTAATGAAGATGAGGATTCaaaatatagtttatttagAGATGAGTTCTTGGATGGCTATAACAAGGAGCCTCTAAACTTGGAGTGGATGAGTAGATTTTTTGAAATGGACGAGAATTGGTATAAGTTTTCATGA